The following are encoded together in the Brassica oleracea var. oleracea cultivar TO1000 unplaced genomic scaffold, BOL UnpScaffold00958, whole genome shotgun sequence genome:
- the LOC106320563 gene encoding uncharacterized protein LOC106320563 — protein sequence MSMRGEAEAWPEMEAITRKMVEEVETESSGSSEAETESPRSVGRWTAKERVHSQVLKIREEDHCVLENRRYLHRPHGLSFFLISRPNLPCSPLSGKVKSLNAIQ from the coding sequence ATGAGTATGAGAGGAGAAGCTGAAGCGTGGCCGGAGATGGAGGCGATAACTAGGAAGATGGTGGAGGAAGTTGAAACAGAGAGCAGCGGATCGTCCGAAGCTGAGACTGAGTCTCCAAGATCCGTAGGACGTTGGACGGCTAAGGAGAGAGTGCACAGCCAGGTCTTGAAGATCAGAGAGGAGGATCATTGCGTTCTCGAGAATCGTCGATATCTTCATCGTCCACATGGTCTCAGTTTCTTCTTGATCTCGAGGCCGAACTTGCCGTGTTCACCTCTCAGTGGCAAAGTGAAATCCCTTAACGCGATTCAGTGA
- the LOC106320559 gene encoding 40S ribosomal protein S9-1, which translates to MVHVCYYRNYGKTFKGPRRPFEKERLDSELKLVGEYGLRNKRELWRVQYSLSRIRNAARDLLTLDEKNPKRIFEGEALLRKMNRYGLLDESQNKLDYVLALTVENFLERRLQTIVFKSGMAKSIHHSRVLIRQRHIRVGKQLVNIPSFMVRLDSQKHIDFALTSPFGGGRPGRVKRRNEKSASKKASGGDADGDDEE; encoded by the exons ATGGTGCACGTTTGCTACTACCGCAACT ATGGAAAAACATTCAAGGGCCCACGTCGTCCTTTCGAGAAGGAGCGTCTCGACTCCGAGCTGAAGCTAGTTGGTGAGTACGGTCTCCGTAACAAGCGTGAGCTCTGGAGAGTGCAGTACTCTCTTAGCCGTATCCGTAACGCGGCTAGAGATCTTCTGACTCTCGACGAGAAGAATCCCAAGAGGATCTTCGAAGGGGAGGCACTCCTCCGTAAGATGAACCGTTACGGTCTTCTTGATGAGAGCCAGAACAAGCTCGATTACGTCTTGGCGTTGACCGTTGAGAATTTCCTTGAGCGTAGGCTTCAGACCATTGTGTTCAAGTCTGGTATGGCTAAGTCTATCCATCACTCCCGTGTCCTCATCAGGCAGAGGCATATCAG GGTTGGGAAGCAGTTGGTGAACATTCCTTCATTCATGGTGAGACTTGATTCACAGAAGCATATCGACTTTGCTCTGACCAGTCCCTTCGGTGGTGGACGTCCAGGTAGAGTGAAGAGAAGGAATGAGAAGTCTGCTTCCAAGAAAGCCTCTGGTGGTGATGCAGATGGTGATGACGAAGAGTAA
- the LOC106320558 gene encoding zinc-finger homeodomain protein 8 yields MDVIATSATIVSHLDSQQPVTQAPTRIQPAKPISFSNGKHHHDHQHHASQVVVAAYKECLKNHAAGIGGHALDGCGEFIPSPTFNTSDPTSLTCDACGCHRNFHRREDDLSAVSAAVPRIEFRPHNRHQLPPPPLPPVGVGSQDDDDPASPPPISSSYMLLALSGGATAAPVSRKRFRTKFSEFQKGKMFEFAERVGWRMPKADDVDVVEFCREIGVERSVFKVWMHNNKIPGRGGGARRANGDGGGGDGRESVPTNGSFTST; encoded by the coding sequence ATGGATGTAATAGCTACTTCAGCTACTATAGTATCCCACCTGGATTCGCAGCAACCCGTGACCCAAGCTCCGACCCGGATACAGCCCGCGAAGCCTATTTCTTTCTCCAACGGGAAGCATCACCACGACCACCAGCATCATGCGTCTCAAGTGGTGGTTGCTGCTTATAAAGAGTGTCTCAAGAACCACGCCGCTGGAATCGGCGGTCACGCTTTAGACGGTTGCGGCGAGTTTATACCGTCGCCGACGTTTAACACCAGCGACCCGACTTCACTAACATGCGACGCCTGCGGTTGCCACCGTAACTTTCACCGCCGTGAAGACGATCTATCTGCTGTTTCAGCTGCCGTCCCGAGGATAGAGTTTCGTCCTCATAACCGTCACCAGCTTCCTCCGCCGCCGCTACCTCCGGTGGGAGTTGGAAGTCAAGACGACGATGATCCTGCTTCTCCTCCGCCGATCTCGTCCTCTTATATGCTTCTTGCACTCTCCGGAGGAGCCACGGCGGCTCCGGTGTCGAGGAAGCGTTTTAGGACGAAGTTTAGTGAGTTTCAGAAGGGGAAGATGTTCGAGTTCGCGGAGAGAGTTGGGTGGAGGATGCCGAAAGCGGATGACGTGGATGTGGTGGAGTTTTGTCGGGAGATAGGAGTTGAGAGGAGTGTTTTCAAAGTGTGGATGCATAACAACAAGATTCCAGGACGCGGTGGCGGAGCTAGAAGAGCTAACGgagacggaggaggaggagacggtCGTGAGAGTGTTCCGACAAACGGGTCGTTTACTTCAACGTGA
- the LOC106320560 gene encoding 50S ribosomal protein L27-like, producing the protein MNFLNSAASLCRRVSLRELITEVPAYGGSGISDCSSSGLSLVLKRWATKKTAGSTKNGRDSKPKNLGVKKFGGENVIPGNIIVRQRGTRFHPGDYVGIGKDHTLFALKEGRVRFEKNKITGRKWIHVDPKGGHVLHPIYTKAAMAKSTKVETASSS; encoded by the exons atgaattttttaaactCAGCAGCATCCTTATGCAGAAGAGTTAGTTTAAGGGAACTTATCACTGAGGTTCCTGCTTACGGTGGCAGTGGCATCTCCG ATTGTTCTTCAAGTGGGTTGAGTTTGGTGTTAAAGCGTTGGGCTACTAAGAAAACCGCTGGTTCCACCAAAAACGGACGTGACTCTAAGCCCAAGAATCTCGGCGTTAAGAAGTTCGGAGGAGAG AATGTGATACCTGGAAACATAATAGTCCGCCAACGTGGGACTCGCTTTCATCCGGGAGACTATGTTGGGATCGGGAAGGACCATACTCTGTTTGCATTGAAGGAAGGACGGGTCAGGTTCGAGAAAAACAAGATAACTGGACGGAAGTGGATTCATGTTGATCCTAAAGGAGGTCATGTTCTTCACCCTATCTACACCAAAGCTGCAATGGCCAAGTCGACTAAGGTGGAGACAGCTTCTTCGTCGTGA